Genomic segment of Myxococcus stipitatus:
TGGGCGAGGGGTTGTCGCGGGTGGGGATTCGGGGGCAGTTCGTCCGGCGGGGTGACTACAAGACGGCGCCGGAGTTGTTCACGCATCCGGAGGTCTCGGACATCCAGCGGCGGACGGTGGAGACGTTCCTGGACGAGCGGTACTCGGCGTTGGTGGAGGCGGTGTCGGCGGGGCGGCGGAAGACGGCGGATGAGGTGAAGGGGTTGATTGACGTGGGCCCGTTCAGTGCGCAGCGGGCGAAGGCGGCGGGGTTGGTGGATGCGCTGGTGAGCGAGGCGGACCTGTCCGTGCATCTGGGGCTGGTGGCGGCTCCGGCGGCGGACTCGAAGGCTCCGGCGGCGGAGGAGGATGAGACGGAGCTGGAGCCGTTGGAGATGTATCTGGAGACGGTGCCGTTTCCGCCGGTGAAGTGGAAGCGATTGAAGCGGCGGACGCGTCTGGCATTGGTGCCGGTGTCTGGGATGATTGTGCCGGGGAAGGGGAACGCGGGCGGGCGGCTTGCGACGGCGGACGCGGTGGTGAAGGGGTTGCGAGCGGCGGGGCGGGACAAGCGGTCCAAGGCGGTGTTGTTGTACGTGAACAGCCCTGGGGGCGCGGCGATTGCGTCCGAGCAGATCCTGGAGGCGGTGCAGCGGGTGGCGAAGAAGAAGCCGGTGCTGGCGTACATGGATCGGGTGTGCGCGAGCGCGGGCTACATGGTGGCGTTGGGGGCGAAGGAGGTGTGGAGCGCGCCGCACGCGGTGGTGGGGTCGATCGGCGTGTTCGCGGGGAAGTTCGACACGAGCGGGTTGCTCAAGCTGCTAGGGATTCACCGCACGGTGCTGACGCGGGGAGCGAACGCGGCGTTGTTGTCGTTCTCGAAGGCGTTCTCGGAAGGGGAGCGGGCGGCGCTCGAGGCGGATGTGGAGGAGATGTACCAGTCCTTCCTGGGGCACGTGGCGAAGGCGCGGGGGCGGACGAAGGAGGAGATCCACGCCCTGGCTGAGGGGCGGGTGTACTCGGGCCTGAGAGCGAAGGACGTGGGGTTGGTGGACAGGATTGGCGGGTTCGAGGAGGCGTGCAGGCATGCGCTGTCTCTGGCGAACGTGACGCCGGGGGACTTCGAGCTGAAGACGTATGGGGCGGCCGAGCGGAAGATGTCGCTGCTGCGATTGCTGGCGGGGGCCGCACATCCCCAGACATATGCCTTCTGCCCGTGGTCGTGGAATCTAGGGGGGCATGAGCAGGATTTGCTGGCTTTGCTGGCTGATGGAACAAAGTGGGGAGGGTGGCTGCGACAGTTGGTCAGCGAATGGCGTGACGGCAAGTATTGGTAAGCGTCACGCAGGCCCCGGTCTCCGAGGGACTCCGCATTTCGTATGAATATTGCGGAGTCGCTGGATTGACGTGATGCCGCGCAGAAAGGTAGAGCGGGTTTGCTCGACTTGAGGGTCGAGCCGGACCGTGGTCTGTCCAATCAGCGAGATGGCTTGTGCGTCGTGGGAGGGGGCAGATGCTGCGAATCCGAGGAGTCGGCTTGGGGCTGGGCGTACTGCTGTGCATGGGGGGCTTACTGCCTGTGCGCGCGTATGGCTCGGAGCATGTCAGTGCCTATCAGCATGATGGCTCGCCCTATGGCGTTGGGTCTGGCATTGCACCGCGAGTCCGAGTCGCAAAGACTTTCTACCTGACGCACGAGGATGCCTATGACTTCCTCGTCGTTCTGCCCACCTTCGATGTGGATCTGGGCCAGGACGTTGCTGGACTCCACACGCCTGTGCGCAACGACGTCCAGGGCGTCGGGCTTCCAATCTTCAACCGGGCCGGCGAGTTCGGCAGCGCCGGGCAACTGAAGGCCTACATCGACCTTCGAGCGCTCAGTCCCGACGCGCAGGGGACGACGGTTGACGCCGCGACGGCGCTCCTGGCCCATGAAGTCGCGCATCAGTGGACAGGGCACATCCGATACCGGCTCGCGGGAGAGTCCCAGCTCCGGAGCGACCTGCTCGGGCGGGACGCTGCCCACTGGAGCTTCTTCTTCGATTCGGATGCCTCGGTTCTGTATGGGTCGGACTGGGGACAGGACTCGCCCGGGTATTTCTCCGCGCGGAGAAGCCAGGCCCGCTACTCCGATCTGGACCTGTACCTGATGGGATACCTCTCGCCCCTGGAGGTAGGCCCCCTCACGCTGTTGGCTCCCGATGGGACGACTCCGCACCAGGCGACGGACTTGCCCCCGCCCGCTGGAACGAGTCTTCGGGCGAACGCCCAGACGCTCTCCGTGGCGGACATCATCCGGGCGGAGAATGATCGCGTGCCTGCGATGTCTCGGTCCCAGAAGGGATTCCGCGCGGCCTTCATTCTCTTGACGCCTCCAGGCGTGCCCGCGACGACGGCCCAGGTCCAGTTCGTCGACGCGCTGCGCAAGACCTTCGAGCAGCGCTTCTTCTTCCTTACGAAGGGGAGAGGTGTCTTTGAATCAGACTTGGTGGAGACGCCGCCTGGACAGGTCGCGGAGACTCCCGGGGTTCAGCTGGGCCTGGACTACCTGCTGGCTCAACAACAAGCGTCTGGCGCGTGGGGACAGGGCCCCGCGTCCGTCCGTGAAACCCACCAGGTCCTGGATGCGCTTCGTCTCTTCTATTCAGACCCACGAGCCCCGGACGCGGTGACCCGGGGTGGGAGCTACCTGTCGGGCCTCACGCCCTCGGATGCGGACAGCGTCGCGCGCCGAGCACTGGCCTTGCGGGATGCATCCGCGCAGACGGCTGCGCGGCTTGCCGCCTTGCGTGGTCAGCACGGTGGCGCCGGCCTTGTGCCTGGCTATGCGCCGTCCACACTGGACTCCATCCTGGTCGGCCAGGCGGTGCGGCTCGCGGGAGCGGTGCCGTCGGGATTGGATCCGCTGACGCCCTACCTCCTCGGAGAGCAGAACGAGGATGGGGGCTGGCCCATGGTGAAGGGGGGGCCGAGCCGGTTCGAGGTGACGTCGTTCGTCATGGAGCACCTCGCGACGTTGTCACGCACTCCTGAAATCACCACGGCGGCTGGCAAGGCACTCGCTTGGTTGCGCGCACAGCGCCGCCCGTCAGGGCTCTATTGGGAGGATCGGGAGAGCGTCCGTGCAACGGCCTGGGCGCTCTTCGCGCTGTCCTCCTGGCGGCAGCTTGGTGCCGAAGAGGCGCGGCAGTCCGCGACGGTTCTGCTCTCGCGGCAACGCGCGGACGGGAGCTGGGAGGGTTCGCCTCTGGATTCCGCCCTGGCCTTGCGTGTCCTGCGCATCGCGTTGGCCCCGAACCTGTCCTTGGTCGACTCGGACCTCCAGCTCTCCAGCGCCACAGCCACCGAGGGAGAGACGGTGCTGGCCACCGTGCGCTTCTTCAACACGGGCTATGTCGCCGCGACAAACGTCCTGGTGCGGGCGTTCGACTCGATGGGGCGACCGATGGGCGACGGACAACGCGTTGCGTCCGTTGCCGCGGGTGAGCGTGGGCAGGTCGTCCTGAGACTGGATACCTCCGCCAGCCGAGGCTCCTCCCGGGTCTTCGTTCGTGTTGATGCCAGCAACGAGCTGGATGAG
This window contains:
- the sppA gene encoding signal peptide peptidase SppA, which codes for MLRLPFIALANLFLLLSSLLGAPFRMLAARHRPAYVRFRLTGDPSYRQQRRPRFSLGGGSKPEPADVTSLERFGEDLRLLAKDARVKGIVLEVEELGLPSAKRDAVVALLAEFRAAGKRVVAWAVMVDSDSYALMCAADEVLLAPMGRLELVGYAAEATALGEGLSRVGIRGQFVRRGDYKTAPELFTHPEVSDIQRRTVETFLDERYSALVEAVSAGRRKTADEVKGLIDVGPFSAQRAKAAGLVDALVSEADLSVHLGLVAAPAADSKAPAAEEDETELEPLEMYLETVPFPPVKWKRLKRRTRLALVPVSGMIVPGKGNAGGRLATADAVVKGLRAAGRDKRSKAVLLYVNSPGGAAIASEQILEAVQRVAKKKPVLAYMDRVCASAGYMVALGAKEVWSAPHAVVGSIGVFAGKFDTSGLLKLLGIHRTVLTRGANAALLSFSKAFSEGERAALEADVEEMYQSFLGHVAKARGRTKEEIHALAEGRVYSGLRAKDVGLVDRIGGFEEACRHALSLANVTPGDFELKTYGAAERKMSLLRLLAGAAHPQTYAFCPWSWNLGGHEQDLLALLADGTKWGGWLRQLVSEWRDGKYW